One stretch of Calditrichota bacterium DNA includes these proteins:
- a CDS encoding NarK/NasA family nitrate transporter, whose translation MTDRRKAYSVLTMNTLAFTVCFACWMINGVLVTFLSEHRVFQWSDAQIGWLIGIPVLTGSLFRLPVGILTDRFGGRIVFGILMLISALPMSLLSIANSYETFLLASLGFGVVGASFAVGIAYTSVWFPPEKQGTALGIFGAGNAGAALTSMGAPLVLQYLTNGGESLEAWRQLPRYYAFALVAMTGLFFLFTYPRKVAGTRVRTLTEQLAPLKVMRVWRFGLYYFLVFGGFVALAQWLIPYYVSVYAVSIATAGFLAAIFSLPSGVIRALGGWMSDHWGARRVMYWVLGSCLVACALLVVPRMDIESPGRSVAARMGGTVTEVTEQAISVGERTYPLKASSGNVQASLDRPGTLILPTFEFYQLPVVKEGDTVKRKQLLARGVTHIYFQANIWIFTFLVFVVGFMMGIGKAAVYKHIPAYFPHDVGVVGGIVGVIGGLGGFLCPIFFGYMLEWTGIWTTCWIFFTALSVVCLWWMHRVIRRMMHREVPQLMMQLEQVHPAIAIENNSQTVVPAQPATGVTR comes from the coding sequence ATGACCGACCGACGCAAGGCTTATTCCGTCCTGACGATGAACACCCTCGCGTTCACCGTCTGCTTCGCCTGCTGGATGATCAACGGGGTGCTTGTGACATTCCTCTCGGAGCACCGTGTCTTCCAGTGGAGCGACGCTCAGATCGGCTGGCTGATCGGCATCCCGGTTTTGACCGGTTCGCTCTTCCGGCTGCCGGTTGGAATCCTGACCGACCGCTTTGGCGGCCGGATCGTCTTCGGGATATTGATGCTGATTTCCGCGCTGCCGATGTCGCTTCTAAGCATCGCCAACAGTTACGAGACTTTCCTTCTTGCCAGCCTTGGCTTCGGCGTGGTGGGAGCCTCGTTTGCCGTCGGAATCGCCTACACCTCGGTCTGGTTCCCGCCCGAGAAGCAGGGCACCGCGCTCGGTATCTTCGGCGCCGGCAATGCCGGAGCCGCGCTCACCAGCATGGGCGCGCCGCTGGTCCTGCAATATCTCACGAACGGTGGTGAAAGTCTCGAGGCCTGGCGTCAACTCCCGAGATACTACGCCTTTGCTCTGGTCGCGATGACCGGCCTCTTCTTCCTCTTCACCTACCCCAGAAAGGTCGCGGGAACGCGCGTCCGGACGTTGACGGAACAACTGGCGCCGCTGAAAGTGATGCGGGTCTGGCGGTTTGGACTCTACTACTTCCTGGTGTTCGGTGGATTCGTGGCACTTGCGCAGTGGCTCATTCCCTACTACGTCAGCGTCTATGCCGTCAGCATCGCGACAGCTGGCTTTCTTGCTGCGATCTTCAGCCTTCCCTCAGGCGTTATCCGGGCATTGGGCGGTTGGATGAGCGATCATTGGGGAGCCCGGCGGGTGATGTATTGGGTCCTCGGAAGTTGCCTTGTCGCCTGCGCGCTGCTCGTTGTCCCGCGGATGGACATCGAGTCGCCGGGCCGCAGCGTTGCCGCGCGGATGGGCGGGACCGTAACCGAGGTAACCGAACAGGCCATTTCCGTCGGCGAGCGAACCTATCCATTGAAAGCCTCGTCGGGCAATGTCCAGGCTTCGCTTGACCGGCCCGGAACACTGATCCTGCCGACCTTTGAGTTCTACCAGTTGCCGGTTGTGAAGGAGGGCGACACCGTCAAGCGTAAGCAACTCCTGGCTCGCGGTGTAACCCACATCTACTTCCAAGCCAATATCTGGATCTTCACCTTTCTGGTCTTCGTCGTCGGCTTTATGATGGGGATCGGCAAGGCGGCAGTCTATAAACACATCCCGGCCTACTTCCCGCACGATGTCGGAGTCGTCGGCGGTATCGTCGGGGTCATCGGAGGATTGGGCGGCTTCCTCTGTCCGATCTTCTTCGGTTATATGCTCGAGTGGACCGGCATCTGGACGACCTGCTGGATCTTCTTTACCGCCCTCTCGGTAGTCTGCCTCTGGTGGATGCACCGCGTCATCCGGAGGATGATGCACCGGGAAGTGCCGCAGTTGATGATGCAGCTCGAGCAGGTTCATCCCGCCATCGCCATCGAGAACAATAGCCAGACCGTCGTCCCGGCTCAACCGGCTACAGGAGTTACCCGGTGA
- a CDS encoding NarK/NasA family nitrate transporter, with protein sequence MKRPIEWRPEDDLFWQRTGRRIAWPNLMLSVPGLLFSFAVWMGWSVIIVEMQNLGFPLTKAQLYSLPAIAGLAGATLRIPNSFAVALCGGKNAVLTGVALLLIPAFGIGIALRDISTPYTTLAVLAALSGFGGGNFASSMSNISFFFPKRLQGTALGINAGVGNLGVSVAQVLLPLVFTFSLFGTVAGAPLPLPSGAGRYLQNGGLVWIIPLLVILVLGLKIMTNLPQHPFGSAPKAIGRALWINLLGLLASFGGISLMIGLKAPIVVVLVVTILMVLAAFRFLSPPQMRESIARQFAIFPHQHTWTMTWLYVMTFGSFIGYSAIFPKLIQDVFGQLPGGAPNPDAPSPFAFAWLGPLVGSLVRPIGGWLSDKLGGARVTHWTTVAMIGSAVAVGVLVRLARQAPQPQDYFVPFLLLFLFLFVTTGIGNGSTFRMIPLIFKPEQAGPVLGWTSAVGAYGSFIVPKIFGSQIEAGQPDYAFYGFAVYYLSCLAVNWWYYARRGAAVPC encoded by the coding sequence GTGAAACGTCCGATCGAATGGCGTCCTGAAGACGACCTCTTTTGGCAGCGCACTGGCCGCCGCATAGCCTGGCCCAACCTGATGCTCTCGGTGCCGGGATTGCTCTTCTCGTTTGCGGTCTGGATGGGCTGGTCGGTGATCATCGTCGAGATGCAAAACCTCGGCTTCCCGCTCACCAAGGCGCAACTTTACTCTCTGCCTGCGATTGCCGGACTGGCCGGCGCGACGCTGCGGATACCGAATTCCTTTGCCGTCGCCTTGTGCGGCGGGAAGAACGCCGTCCTGACCGGCGTGGCGCTGCTCTTGATTCCGGCCTTCGGCATCGGCATCGCGCTGCGTGACATCTCCACGCCTTATACGACGCTTGCCGTTCTGGCGGCTCTATCAGGGTTCGGCGGCGGCAACTTCGCATCGTCGATGTCGAACATCAGTTTCTTCTTTCCGAAGCGGCTTCAGGGCACCGCGCTCGGCATCAACGCCGGCGTCGGCAACCTTGGCGTAAGCGTAGCGCAAGTGCTCCTGCCCTTGGTCTTCACATTTTCGCTTTTCGGGACGGTCGCGGGAGCTCCGTTGCCCCTGCCATCGGGCGCCGGGCGCTACTTGCAGAACGGCGGTCTGGTCTGGATCATTCCGCTGCTGGTCATCCTCGTTCTTGGCTTGAAGATCATGACCAATTTGCCGCAGCATCCCTTCGGAAGCGCGCCTAAAGCCATCGGACGAGCGCTCTGGATCAATCTGCTCGGCCTGCTCGCATCTTTCGGTGGAATCTCTCTTATGATCGGTCTGAAAGCGCCGATCGTCGTCGTCCTGGTGGTGACAATCCTGATGGTGCTCGCCGCGTTCCGCTTCCTCTCGCCGCCTCAAATGCGCGAGAGCATCGCCCGGCAGTTTGCCATTTTCCCGCACCAGCACACCTGGACGATGACCTGGCTCTACGTGATGACGTTCGGCTCGTTCATCGGCTACAGTGCGATCTTCCCGAAACTGATCCAGGATGTCTTCGGTCAGTTGCCCGGCGGTGCGCCTAACCCCGATGCGCCGAGTCCCTTTGCCTTTGCCTGGCTCGGGCCGCTGGTTGGGTCTTTGGTGCGGCCGATCGGGGGCTGGCTTTCGGACAAATTGGGTGGAGCGCGGGTAACGCACTGGACGACGGTGGCAATGATAGGATCCGCCGTTGCCGTTGGAGTGCTCGTCCGGCTGGCGAGGCAGGCGCCCCAGCCGCAGGACTACTTCGTGCCCTTTCTGCTGCTCTTCCTCTTCTTGTTCGTAACGACCGGCATCGGCAACGGCTCGACCTTCCGCATGATCCCGCTCATCTTCAAGCCTGAACAGGCCGGGCCGGTGCTCGGTTGGACGTCGGCGGTGGGGGCTTACGGGTCGTTCATCGTTCCGAAGATTTTCGGGTCGCAGATCGAAGCCGGCCAGCCGGACTATGCCTTCTACGGCTTCGCGGTCTATTACCTATCCTGCCTGGCGGTCAACTGGTGGTATTACGCCCGCCGTGGCGCAGCGGTGCCATGTTGA
- a CDS encoding 4Fe-4S dicluster domain-containing protein translates to MRDEVKSISGVSPTYRGDAALRRSLPEFDLPPGAADTRPDNVSRRDFLRLTGFTAASAVLWQACARPPVEKAIPHLIPVEEAVLGESTWQSGLCGACSAGCGLRVKLRDGRPVMLEGNSVYFESNGGLCPAGQASLIGLYDSHRLGMPLAQGRPTTPTDAKASLNHHWTRLRASGGGVRLLTGDIASPTALSLIDKFLKSFADGRMAQLSSPPIADIRNAHRRTHGRASVPDYRFDRAEMIVSFGADFLGSFLSPVRFAADYAARRDPDRADPPAMSRHVQFESLLTITGAKADERYPLSPDQIHLTLLNLARDVASLAGDAFPLPNLPEPPVDPALVQRLAKELVEYRGRSLVLCGQSDVSTQVCCNYINTLLDNYGGTIRLREQPEAVVVETALATLIEEMESGAVAALIVVGTNPVAELPGRDRIVAALKKVPLVVQIAAHSDETTPYATYVLPESHFLETWSDTAPSADTYAIGRPAVKPWGESHSLIEYLSSWVDGTGEGKEILRRRFQSNVLPHLTGMLSADAAWEDLVGRGCVRLDQTKVNGTSPVFDRSALTDLILPDSIALAQEKAEHFDPPQLALYEAPHFRGWGAASNPYLYELPDPISKVTWDNVALIGPKFATTHSLRNGDLLAISPAEHRAEPIAIEIPCFVLPGMAEGVVAVALHYGSEASRRFAKVGPQWLFGKDSTGPDGRVGVNAAPLLGWKGGDLSYEGRRVGIRPVGRRIALACTQEHFDLAERENDLPAGTHLPEIVISGTLDAYRADPASLVGHPSHEGYDLWPDDHPTPVHRWGMAIDLNKCTGCSACIVGCNIENNIPIVGRDEVRRNREMHWLRIDRYYRSDGRDSQPNSPDVVFMPVMCQQCAHAPCETVCPVLATTHSSEGLNQQTYNRCVGTRYCANNCPYKTRRFNWFDYPQMWEKESVDESGSRQSTERERLLLNPDVTVRSRGVMEKCTFCIQRIMDAKARAKSAGQPVKEGDIQPACAGSCPARAIVFGDLNDPASAVSLLWKRQRAYHLLEELNVRPSVAYLAEVRNREGGAPAGDFHHSTGDSHHG, encoded by the coding sequence ATGAGGGATGAAGTGAAGTCAATCTCCGGTGTCTCCCCGACTTATCGGGGGGATGCCGCTCTCCGGCGCTCGCTGCCGGAGTTCGATCTGCCTCCTGGAGCCGCCGACACCCGGCCCGATAATGTCTCGCGCCGCGACTTTCTGCGCTTGACCGGGTTCACTGCCGCCAGTGCCGTCCTCTGGCAGGCTTGTGCTCGTCCGCCGGTCGAGAAGGCGATCCCGCACCTCATCCCGGTCGAGGAAGCCGTCCTTGGCGAATCGACCTGGCAATCCGGTCTCTGCGGAGCCTGCAGCGCCGGTTGCGGACTGAGGGTCAAACTGCGCGACGGCCGGCCGGTGATGCTCGAAGGCAATTCGGTCTATTTCGAGTCGAACGGCGGCCTCTGCCCGGCCGGCCAAGCCTCGCTGATCGGACTTTACGATAGCCACCGACTCGGCATGCCGCTCGCACAGGGGCGTCCCACCACACCAACCGATGCCAAAGCCTCACTGAACCACCACTGGACGCGGCTGCGGGCATCGGGTGGAGGGGTTCGGCTACTGACCGGCGATATCGCGAGTCCGACCGCGCTAAGCCTTATCGATAAGTTCCTCAAGTCATTCGCCGACGGCCGAATGGCGCAACTGTCGTCTCCGCCGATTGCCGATATCCGAAACGCCCATCGCCGTACGCACGGGAGAGCATCCGTGCCGGACTACCGGTTTGACCGCGCGGAGATGATCGTCTCCTTCGGTGCCGACTTCCTCGGCAGTTTCCTGTCACCGGTCAGGTTCGCTGCGGATTACGCTGCACGGCGCGATCCCGACCGGGCTGACCCGCCTGCCATGAGCCGCCATGTCCAGTTCGAGTCGCTCCTAACCATCACCGGCGCCAAAGCCGACGAACGCTATCCCCTCTCGCCCGATCAGATCCACCTGACGCTGTTGAATCTTGCCAGAGACGTGGCGAGTCTCGCTGGTGACGCCTTCCCCCTGCCTAACCTACCTGAGCCGCCGGTCGATCCTGCCTTGGTGCAGCGACTGGCGAAGGAACTGGTGGAATACCGGGGACGTTCGCTGGTGCTCTGCGGACAGTCGGATGTTAGCACGCAAGTATGTTGCAACTACATCAACACTCTGCTGGATAACTACGGCGGGACCATTCGGCTGCGCGAGCAGCCGGAAGCCGTGGTAGTTGAGACAGCATTAGCGACTCTGATCGAGGAGATGGAGAGTGGTGCAGTAGCAGCGCTGATCGTGGTCGGGACGAATCCAGTCGCCGAATTGCCCGGCCGGGACCGCATCGTCGCGGCTTTAAAGAAGGTGCCGCTTGTAGTGCAGATCGCTGCCCATTCCGACGAGACGACACCTTACGCGACCTACGTCCTACCCGAAAGCCACTTCCTCGAGACCTGGAGCGATACCGCACCTTCCGCCGATACCTATGCCATTGGCCGGCCGGCGGTCAAGCCCTGGGGCGAGAGCCACTCGCTCATCGAATACCTCTCTTCCTGGGTCGACGGCACCGGAGAAGGCAAGGAGATTCTGAGGCGCCGATTCCAGTCCAATGTCCTTCCACACTTGACTGGGATGTTATCGGCTGACGCTGCTTGGGAGGATCTGGTTGGCAGGGGATGCGTTCGATTGGACCAAACGAAAGTGAATGGCACTTCCCCCGTCTTCGACCGATCGGCACTGACGGATCTCATCCTCCCCGATTCCATCGCTCTCGCACAAGAGAAGGCCGAGCACTTTGATCCGCCGCAACTCGCCCTCTACGAGGCGCCGCATTTTCGGGGATGGGGCGCGGCTTCGAATCCCTATCTCTACGAATTGCCCGACCCGATCAGCAAAGTAACCTGGGACAATGTCGCGCTCATCGGGCCGAAATTTGCCACGACCCACTCACTAAGGAACGGCGATCTCCTCGCAATTTCCCCGGCAGAACACCGCGCTGAGCCGATCGCGATCGAAATCCCTTGCTTTGTCCTGCCGGGAATGGCGGAGGGCGTCGTGGCTGTTGCGCTCCATTACGGAAGCGAGGCGTCGCGCCGGTTTGCCAAAGTTGGCCCGCAATGGCTATTCGGTAAGGATTCGACCGGCCCCGACGGTAGGGTCGGGGTCAACGCCGCCCCGCTTCTTGGGTGGAAGGGGGGAGACCTCTCATATGAAGGCCGCCGCGTCGGAATTCGCCCCGTTGGCAGGCGCATCGCGCTCGCCTGCACTCAGGAACATTTCGACCTCGCCGAGCGGGAGAATGATCTTCCCGCCGGAACGCACTTGCCAGAGATCGTCATTTCGGGAACGCTTGACGCCTATCGTGCCGACCCGGCGAGCCTCGTCGGTCATCCTTCGCACGAGGGCTACGACCTCTGGCCGGACGATCACCCGACTCCGGTTCACCGCTGGGGTATGGCCATCGACCTTAACAAGTGCACCGGCTGCTCGGCCTGCATCGTCGGTTGCAACATCGAGAACAACATCCCGATCGTCGGCCGGGACGAAGTCCGCCGCAACCGCGAAATGCACTGGCTCCGCATCGACCGCTACTATCGTTCTGACGGTCGGGATAGCCAGCCCAATAGTCCCGACGTCGTTTTTATGCCGGTGATGTGCCAGCAATGCGCCCATGCTCCCTGCGAGACGGTCTGCCCGGTGCTGGCGACGACGCATAGTTCCGAAGGCCTTAACCAGCAAACCTATAACCGCTGCGTCGGGACGCGATACTGCGCCAACAACTGCCCCTATAAGACCCGCCGGTTCAATTGGTTCGACTATCCGCAGATGTGGGAGAAGGAATCGGTCGATGAATCGGGGAGCCGTCAATCAACAGAGCGCGAGAGATTGCTGCTCAATCCCGATGTTACCGTCCGGTCACGGGGTGTGATGGAAAAGTGCACATTCTGCATTCAACGCATCATGGACGCCAAAGCCCGTGCCAAGTCTGCCGGGCAGCCTGTCAAGGAGGGTGACATTCAACCGGCATGCGCCGGGTCCTGTCCGGCCAGAGCCATTGTCTTCGGCGATCTGAACGACCCGGCGAGTGCCGTCTCACTTCTTTGGAAGCGTCAGCGCGCCTATCACCTCTTGGAGGAGTTGAACGTGCGGCCATCGGTCGCCTATCTCGCCGAGGTGCGCAACCGTGAGGGCGGCGCGCCCGCCGGAGATTTCCACCACTCCACCGGAGACTCACATCATGGCTGA